DNA sequence from the Candidatus Methylomirabilota bacterium genome:
GACACCGTGGACTGAAGTTCGGCATCTTCCTCGCGCCATTCCATCGCATCGGCGAGAACCCGACGCTCGCCATGGCGCGCGACATGGAGCTGATCGAGTGGCTCGACCACCTCGGCTACGACGAGGCGTGGATCGGCGAGCACCACTCGGCGGGCTGGGAGATCATCGCCTCGCCCGAGCTGACGATCGCCGCCGCCGCCGAG
Encoded proteins:
- a CDS encoding LLM class flavin-dependent oxidoreductase codes for the protein MGHRGLKFGIFLAPFHRIGENPTLAMARDMELIEWLDHLGYDEAWIGEHHSAGWEIIASPELTIAAAAE